The Polyangiaceae bacterium genome includes a region encoding these proteins:
- a CDS encoding GxxExxY protein, with protein MGPGFVESVYEESLAIELRRLAIPFQRQVSIPLSYRGLAVGECRLDLLVGERLVVEVKAVEALAPVHFAQVISYLRASRCRLGLLVNFNVHRLQRGVRRVLLAAPTPRP; from the coding sequence ATGGGTCCGGGCTTCGTCGAGTCGGTCTACGAGGAGTCCTTGGCCATCGAGCTCCGCCGCCTCGCTATTCCGTTCCAGCGTCAAGTCTCGATCCCGCTGAGCTACCGCGGTCTCGCCGTCGGCGAGTGCCGCCTCGATCTGCTGGTCGGCGAGCGATTGGTGGTGGAGGTCAAGGCTGTGGAGGCGCTCGCGCCGGTTCACTTCGCGCAGGTCATCTCCTACCTGCGTGCGTCGCGCTGCCGGCTGGGACTGCTGGTCAACTTCAACGTGCATCGGCTGCAACGCGGCGTCCGCCGAGTGCTGCTCGCCGCACCCACCCCTCGTCCGTGA
- a CDS encoding tetratricopeptide repeat protein — protein MTQTLPGPADPEKPAPVPHALRALHARALGAFAAGRYRRALPLLGRLVLALPVGNSLRPTVRGCLARAFIELGNVAAARRELGHALAAEPQNSTFRTVQKLLRRAERERPL, from the coding sequence ATGACCCAGACTCTTCCAGGCCCCGCCGATCCCGAAAAGCCCGCGCCAGTGCCGCATGCGCTGCGTGCGCTGCACGCCCGGGCGCTCGGCGCGTTCGCGGCGGGCCGGTACCGCCGCGCGCTGCCGCTCCTCGGGCGCCTGGTCCTCGCGCTCCCTGTCGGAAACAGCCTGCGCCCGACCGTGCGTGGGTGCCTGGCCCGGGCCTTCATCGAGCTTGGCAACGTGGCGGCGGCCCGGCGCGAGCTCGGCCATGCCCTCGCTGCCGAGCCTCAGAATTCGACGTTTCGCACGGTGCAGAAGTTGCTGCGCCGAGCTGAGCGGGAGCGACCGCTGTGA
- the hemW gene encoding radical SAM family heme chaperone HemW, whose amino-acid sequence MSLAKPALGPHGRPNNGERLTPLGVYVHFPWCLKKCPYCDFLSIPHERQGLPHAAYANAVISELERRREALTEGCLESVFFGGGTPSLWEPRELGRVLASIRASFAHQGDVEVTVECNPSSFDAERARALLDLGVNRVSIGVQSLNEERLAFLGRLHDAAGGLRAVRDALAAGVPRVSADLIYGVHGQTPEEAAAEVRRVAELGVEHLSAYALTIEPGTEFGQRARHKSLPLLPDEVIAESFVAVDEALATLGFEHYEISNFARPGARSRHNLGYWLGGEYLGLGTGAWGTLGRVRYRNTPAVERYLGADWRRVDLSRESALVPEHEPIDAETALRERILLGLRLAEGLDLGAAAQELGVAAWTDQRRRAAQKLLERGRLALEGDVLRIPKSAWLFADGTIASLI is encoded by the coding sequence ATGTCCCTCGCAAAACCCGCGTTGGGCCCGCATGGACGCCCGAACAACGGCGAACGGCTCACACCGCTCGGGGTGTACGTCCACTTTCCGTGGTGCCTGAAGAAGTGTCCGTACTGTGATTTCTTGAGCATTCCCCACGAACGGCAAGGCCTGCCCCATGCGGCCTACGCGAACGCCGTGATTTCCGAGCTGGAACGTCGACGGGAGGCCCTGACCGAGGGTTGCCTCGAGAGCGTGTTCTTCGGCGGCGGGACGCCGAGCCTGTGGGAGCCGCGGGAGCTCGGGCGGGTGCTGGCCAGTATCCGCGCGAGCTTTGCGCACCAGGGGGACGTCGAGGTCACCGTCGAGTGCAACCCCTCGAGCTTCGACGCCGAGCGGGCGCGCGCCCTGCTCGACCTGGGTGTGAACCGGGTGAGCATCGGCGTTCAGAGCCTGAACGAGGAACGCCTGGCGTTCCTGGGTCGCCTGCACGACGCCGCCGGTGGCCTCCGCGCGGTGCGCGACGCACTCGCGGCCGGCGTGCCCCGGGTGTCCGCAGATCTGATCTACGGCGTACACGGACAGACTCCGGAGGAGGCCGCGGCGGAGGTGCGGCGAGTCGCAGAGCTCGGCGTCGAGCACCTCTCCGCGTACGCGCTGACCATCGAGCCGGGCACCGAGTTCGGACAGCGCGCGCGGCACAAGAGCTTGCCGCTCCTGCCCGACGAGGTCATCGCCGAGTCCTTCGTCGCGGTGGACGAGGCGCTCGCGACGCTCGGCTTCGAGCACTACGAGATCAGCAACTTCGCCAGGCCTGGCGCTCGCTCCCGCCACAACCTGGGCTATTGGCTCGGGGGCGAGTACCTGGGCCTCGGAACGGGAGCCTGGGGCACGCTCGGCCGCGTGCGCTACCGCAACACGCCCGCGGTGGAGCGCTACCTCGGGGCGGACTGGAGGCGGGTGGATCTGTCGCGGGAGAGCGCCCTGGTCCCCGAGCACGAGCCCATCGACGCCGAGACGGCGCTTCGCGAGCGCATCCTGCTCGGGCTCCGCCTGGCCGAGGGCCTGGATCTGGGAGCCGCTGCGCAGGAGCTGGGCGTGGCGGCGTGGACGGACCAGCGCCGCAGGGCGGCGCAGAAGCTGCTGGAGCGGGGTCGGCTCGCGCTGGAAGGTGACGTGCTCAGGATCCCGAAGAGCGCGTGGCTCTTCGCGGACGGGACGATCGCTTCGTTGATTTGA
- the trmFO gene encoding methylenetetrahydrofolate--tRNA-(uracil(54)-C(5))-methyltransferase (FADH(2)-oxidizing) TrmFO, translated as MTATVTVVGAGLAGSEAALQLGARGIRVRLLEQKPVQRTEAQSSDALAELVCSNSFRGAALVNAVGLLKEEMRRLGSFVMQAAEKTRVPAGGALAVDRERFAAEMTRRLRESPLVELVPGVVERIPSERPCIIATGPLTGAALAADIAARVGSEHLAYYDAIAPIVDADSIDWDKVFVASRYGKGETAEDQQAYVNCPLDKEQYLAFVQAVREAQKVEPKSFEEVRYFEGCLPIEVMAARGEMTLRYGPMKSVGLDDPRTGRWPFAVVQLRKEDEAGTAYNLVGFQTRMTWPEQQRVLRTIPGLEQAEFLRLGSVHRNTFIHAPKCLGPTLELQGEPGLYFAGQITGTEGYVESAAGGWLAAHFVAERLAGRTPLPPPATTAHGGLLTHLSRPTTDYQPSNITFAHLPPLEGTRLKKRARYEALAARALGDLETWWASARRAA; from the coding sequence GTGACCGCCACGGTCACGGTCGTCGGCGCGGGTCTCGCAGGCTCCGAGGCGGCGCTCCAGCTCGGGGCGCGCGGCATCCGCGTGCGCTTGCTCGAGCAGAAGCCCGTGCAGCGCACCGAGGCCCAGTCGAGCGACGCGCTCGCGGAGCTGGTCTGCTCGAACTCGTTCCGCGGCGCCGCGCTCGTGAACGCGGTCGGGCTGCTCAAGGAGGAGATGCGGCGCCTGGGCTCGTTCGTGATGCAAGCGGCGGAGAAGACGCGCGTGCCCGCCGGCGGCGCGCTGGCCGTCGACCGCGAGCGCTTCGCGGCGGAGATGACCCGGCGCCTCCGCGAGAGCCCGCTCGTCGAGCTGGTGCCCGGCGTGGTCGAACGCATCCCGAGCGAGCGCCCGTGCATCATCGCCACGGGTCCCCTCACCGGAGCCGCGCTGGCGGCAGACATCGCCGCTCGCGTGGGCAGCGAGCACCTGGCCTACTACGACGCCATCGCGCCCATCGTGGACGCCGACAGCATCGACTGGGACAAGGTGTTCGTCGCGTCGCGCTACGGCAAGGGCGAAACCGCCGAAGACCAGCAGGCCTACGTGAACTGCCCGCTCGACAAGGAGCAGTACCTAGCCTTCGTGCAGGCGGTGCGCGAGGCCCAGAAGGTCGAGCCCAAGAGCTTCGAGGAGGTGCGCTACTTCGAAGGCTGCCTGCCCATCGAGGTGATGGCGGCCCGCGGCGAGATGACGCTGCGCTACGGACCGATGAAGTCCGTCGGTCTCGACGACCCGCGCACCGGGCGCTGGCCTTTCGCGGTGGTGCAGCTGCGCAAAGAAGACGAGGCGGGCACGGCCTACAACCTCGTGGGTTTCCAGACGCGCATGACCTGGCCGGAGCAGCAGCGCGTGCTCCGCACCATCCCCGGGCTCGAGCAGGCGGAGTTCCTGCGTCTGGGCTCGGTGCACCGGAACACCTTCATCCACGCGCCCAAGTGCCTGGGCCCCACGCTTGAGCTCCAGGGTGAGCCGGGCCTGTACTTCGCGGGGCAGATCACCGGCACCGAGGGCTACGTGGAGAGCGCCGCGGGCGGCTGGCTGGCTGCCCATTTCGTCGCCGAGCGCCTGGCAGGGCGCACGCCGCTGCCGCCGCCGGCCACCACGGCGCACGGTGGCCTGCTGACGCACCTGTCGCGACCGACAACCGACTACCAGCCGTCGAACATCACCTTCGCGCACCTGCCGCCGCTGGAAGGCACGCGCCTGAAGAAGCGCGCCCGCTACGAGGCCCTGGCGGCGCGCGCGCTCGGGGATCTGGAGACCTGGTGGGCGTCGGCGCGTCGGGCGGCGTGA
- a CDS encoding bifunctional (p)ppGpp synthetase/guanosine-3',5'-bis(diphosphate) 3'-pyrophosphohydrolase, giving the protein MLDVQQLVQRVQGYQPAADTDLIRKAYHYSEWAHREQMRKSGDPYFIHPASVAEIITQLRLDTASVCAGLLHDVVEDTGATRDDIAREFGDEVAHLVDGVTKLGKINFTSKEDRQAESFRKMVVAMAQDIRVLLVKLCDRLDNMRTLQHMSAEGQERIARETLEIYAPLANRLGIQLLKSELEDLSFQFLDPESYRDIMHKLSKTKKERERYIEGVCRTISSRLAEHGFGAEVTGRAKHIYSIHRKMKSMQSDFEQVYDILAFRVCVESIADCYAVLGVMHSKWTPVPGRFKDYIALPKPNMYQSLHTAVIGPGRQRIEIQIRTHDMNRVAEHGVAAHWKYKERNSGGVDPNAAEKFGWLRELAEYQRHLKDPAEFLESVKIDLFPDEIYVFTPKGDVRMFPRNSTPIDFAYSIHTEVGNRCSGARANGAIVPLRYKMRNGDVIEVMTSPQQHPSKDWLDYTVTTRARNRVRTFLRSEQREKSINLGRELLDSAMREAGMSLTRLQKNEDEMRRLWEAHRTGSWDELLLTIGYGKLETEDVVRSLRSKQPEGTTEPPPELKTGRIEQLVRKVTGKDVGGIRVSGVDDVLVRYAKCCNPLPGDTIIGFITRGRGVTIHRRECVKAFDTDPERRIDVSWDTKAKINRPVQLKVTTTNKPGILANVSQTFSAQKINISEANCRAQDDGRACNVFTFHVGDLTQLKNVMKALTKVQGVVDVERV; this is encoded by the coding sequence GTGCTCGACGTTCAACAGCTCGTCCAAAGAGTGCAGGGCTACCAGCCTGCAGCGGACACCGATCTGATTCGGAAAGCCTACCACTATTCCGAGTGGGCTCACCGCGAGCAGATGCGGAAGAGTGGCGACCCGTATTTCATCCACCCCGCCAGCGTCGCGGAGATCATCACGCAGCTCCGGCTCGACACGGCCAGCGTCTGCGCCGGATTGCTCCACGACGTGGTCGAGGACACGGGCGCCACCCGTGACGACATCGCGCGCGAGTTCGGCGACGAGGTCGCGCACCTGGTGGATGGAGTCACCAAGCTCGGCAAGATCAACTTCACCAGCAAGGAGGACCGCCAAGCCGAGAGCTTCCGCAAGATGGTGGTGGCCATGGCGCAGGACATCCGCGTCCTGCTCGTGAAGCTGTGCGACCGGCTGGACAACATGCGCACCCTGCAGCACATGAGCGCGGAGGGGCAGGAGCGCATCGCGCGCGAGACGCTGGAGATCTACGCGCCGCTCGCCAACCGCCTCGGTATTCAGCTCTTGAAGAGCGAGCTCGAGGATCTCTCGTTCCAGTTCCTGGACCCGGAGTCCTACCGCGACATCATGCACAAGCTCTCCAAGACCAAGAAGGAGCGCGAGCGCTACATCGAGGGCGTGTGTCGCACCATCTCGTCGCGCCTGGCGGAGCACGGCTTCGGCGCCGAGGTCACGGGCCGCGCGAAGCACATCTACTCCATTCACCGCAAGATGAAGTCGATGCAGAGCGACTTCGAGCAGGTGTACGACATCCTGGCGTTCCGCGTCTGCGTCGAGTCCATCGCCGACTGCTACGCCGTGCTCGGTGTGATGCACTCCAAGTGGACGCCGGTGCCGGGGCGCTTCAAGGACTACATCGCGCTGCCCAAGCCCAACATGTACCAGTCGCTGCACACCGCGGTCATCGGCCCCGGACGGCAGCGCATCGAGATCCAGATCCGCACCCACGACATGAACCGGGTCGCCGAGCACGGCGTCGCCGCCCACTGGAAGTACAAGGAGCGCAACTCCGGGGGAGTGGACCCGAACGCGGCCGAGAAGTTCGGCTGGCTGCGGGAGCTGGCGGAGTACCAGCGCCACCTGAAGGATCCGGCGGAGTTCCTGGAGAGCGTGAAGATCGATCTCTTCCCCGACGAGATCTACGTGTTCACGCCCAAGGGCGACGTGCGCATGTTCCCGCGCAATTCGACACCCATCGACTTCGCGTACTCGATCCACACCGAGGTCGGCAATCGCTGCTCCGGCGCCCGCGCCAACGGGGCGATCGTCCCCTTGCGCTACAAGATGCGCAACGGCGACGTGATCGAGGTGATGACCTCGCCGCAGCAGCACCCCAGCAAGGACTGGCTGGACTACACGGTCACCACCCGCGCGCGGAACCGCGTGCGCACCTTCCTGCGCAGCGAGCAGCGCGAGAAGAGCATCAACCTGGGGCGCGAGCTGCTCGACAGCGCCATGCGCGAGGCCGGCATGAGCCTGACGCGCCTCCAGAAGAACGAAGACGAGATGCGCCGGCTGTGGGAGGCGCACCGCACCGGCAGCTGGGACGAGCTCCTGCTCACCATCGGCTACGGCAAGCTCGAGACGGAGGACGTCGTCAGGTCGCTGCGCTCGAAGCAGCCCGAGGGCACCACGGAGCCGCCGCCGGAGCTCAAGACGGGTCGCATCGAGCAGCTGGTGCGCAAGGTCACCGGCAAGGACGTCGGCGGCATCCGCGTCAGCGGCGTGGACGACGTGCTCGTACGCTACGCCAAGTGCTGCAACCCGCTGCCCGGCGACACCATCATCGGCTTCATCACCCGCGGTCGCGGCGTCACCATCCACCGTCGCGAGTGCGTCAAGGCCTTCGACACCGATCCCGAGCGCCGCATCGACGTCTCCTGGGACACCAAGGCGAAGATCAACCGGCCGGTGCAGCTCAAGGTCACCACCACCAACAAGCCGGGCATCCTGGCCAACGTGAGCCAGACCTTCAGCGCACAGAAGATCAACATCAGCGAGGCGAACTGCCGCGCGCAGGACGACGGCCGCGCCTGCAACGTCTTCACCTTCCACGTCGGCGACCTCACCCAGCTCAAGAACGTGATGAAGGCCCTCACCAAGGTGCAGGGCGTCGTGGACGTCGAGCGGGTGTAG
- a CDS encoding beta-lactamase family protein, whose amino-acid sequence MATRRAFLIGMAGSLAALSPGCYSQPKKPYPFAPTPEEELRERIAARVRSFHAAAPEAGITVGLWQDGRPSVFGFGRTGHHDPRPPNADSLFELGGLAEVLVGILLMELVARKRASLDDSARAHLPATLKLPEHDGQPITLRQLALHTSGLPAVPELEAAARDEPALAALLAKTRLETPPGQRFQPSNLGIALLGHALATREGRAIGWLLRQRVALPLGMTSTSTFERDVSLDENRLVEGRDARAQRVAPRFDVPLLSTHALRTSVNDLLRLLAVVLTPGANPLASAVHAAIGTRRPLGDGTEVAAGWRYDPARDHLWQAGESAAFRAAVLVDRPRSRALALCVGSAAIDARGLLFEIAREESLPSSRTIRPTGPTVRELPPNAIRANVVIDRLVRFTGHRVESPVAHPGDTLRVTLYWQCLARIGDDLRVIVSGVDETGRERLRADHYPADGRYPTYQWRVGDVVADELTIRLPEGFDAGRLTLWLGLGAGGRALRPEPGPEVDISGRIRGPSVEITRK is encoded by the coding sequence GTGGCGACGCGGCGCGCGTTCCTGATCGGCATGGCCGGCTCCCTCGCGGCCCTGTCTCCCGGCTGCTACTCGCAGCCGAAGAAGCCGTATCCGTTCGCGCCCACGCCGGAGGAGGAGCTTCGGGAGCGCATCGCCGCGCGGGTGCGCTCCTTTCACGCGGCAGCGCCGGAAGCCGGCATCACTGTCGGCCTGTGGCAGGACGGTCGCCCCAGCGTGTTCGGATTCGGTCGCACGGGCCACCACGATCCGCGCCCACCGAACGCGGACTCGCTGTTCGAGCTCGGAGGTCTGGCCGAGGTTCTAGTCGGAATCCTGCTCATGGAGCTGGTAGCGCGGAAGCGCGCGAGCCTCGACGACTCGGCTCGCGCTCACCTGCCTGCGACGCTGAAGCTGCCGGAGCACGACGGTCAGCCGATCACGCTGCGCCAGCTCGCCCTCCACACCTCCGGCCTGCCCGCGGTCCCCGAGCTCGAGGCCGCGGCTCGCGACGAGCCGGCCCTCGCCGCGCTCCTCGCCAAGACCCGGCTCGAGACCCCGCCCGGCCAGCGCTTCCAACCCTCGAACCTCGGGATCGCCTTGCTCGGCCACGCCTTGGCCACCCGCGAGGGTCGCGCCATCGGCTGGCTGCTCCGCCAGCGCGTCGCCCTGCCGCTCGGCATGACCTCGACCTCGACCTTCGAGCGCGACGTCTCCCTCGACGAGAACCGCCTGGTCGAGGGCCGTGACGCCCGCGCCCAGCGCGTCGCGCCGCGCTTCGACGTGCCGCTGCTTTCGACCCACGCGCTGCGCACCAGCGTGAACGACCTCCTGCGTCTGCTCGCCGTCGTCCTCACCCCCGGCGCCAATCCGCTGGCCTCGGCCGTGCACGCCGCCATCGGCACCCGCCGCCCGCTCGGCGACGGCACCGAGGTCGCCGCCGGCTGGCGTTACGACCCGGCGCGGGACCACCTCTGGCAGGCCGGCGAGTCCGCGGCCTTCCGCGCCGCCGTGCTCGTCGATCGCCCGCGTTCCCGGGCCCTGGCGCTGTGCGTCGGCTCCGCGGCCATCGACGCCCGCGGCCTGCTCTTCGAGATCGCGCGGGAGGAGTCGCTGCCGTCCAGTCGAACGATCCGGCCGACCGGTCCCACCGTGCGCGAGCTGCCCCCGAATGCCATCCGCGCCAACGTCGTCATCGACCGCCTCGTCCGCTTCACCGGGCATCGCGTCGAGAGCCCCGTCGCTCACCCCGGCGATACACTGCGCGTCACGCTCTACTGGCAGTGCCTCGCGCGCATCGGAGACGACCTGCGGGTCATCGTCTCCGGCGTGGACGAGACCGGGCGCGAGCGCCTGCGCGCCGATCACTACCCCGCCGACGGCCGCTACCCGACCTACCAGTGGCGCGTCGGTGACGTCGTCGCCGACGAGCTGACGATCCGGCTGCCGGAGGGCTTCGATGCCGGTCGCCTGACGCTGTGGCTCGGGCTCGGTGCCGGCGGTCGTGCCCTTCGACCCGAGCCGGGCCCCGAGGTCGACATCAGCGGTCGCATCCGCGGTCCCAGCGTGGAAATCACGCGGAAATAA
- the topA gene encoding type I DNA topoisomerase, whose amino-acid sequence MEKTLVVVESPAKAKTIKKYLGPGYEVLASKGHVKDLPKRMGIDVENGFRETYEVIEAKAKVLTELKTHSKKAERLLLATDPDREGEAIAWHIFEELKRPKLEVVRVEFHEITKKGVEKGLASPRALDEHLYDAQRCRRVLDRIVGYDVSALVWNKLAFGLSAGRVQSVALRLIDEREREIEAFVSEEYWNVGAALKSKTSAPLVARLTRLGGEKAEVKNAEQASGIRADLESAKFRIATVVKKEQKRNAPAPYTTSKLQQDATGYLRFTAKRTMSVAQKLYEGVDLKKDGGPVGLITYMRTDSMRVSQDAIDAVREHIGQKYGADFLPAKPNVFRAKKNAQEAHEAIRPTSLELSPDVVMKHLTAEEYKLYKLIWDRFVASQMAPAVYDQTAVDIEATPTRKGAAHASLTLRANGKVLKFAGWLAEYGKGTFGEGEKLAGEDEVSDGEARDSVPPPPSGETVKTLGFDSDDGTLPELHENEELSLVTPPGVLTEQKFTQPPPRYNEGSLVRELEKRGIGRPSTYAEIISKVQARDYVEKLPGGQMKPTELGKIVVSGLLGTQLDFMDPDFTAKLEEELDEVEAGRLERVKLLGRFYKRFREVLDVAKKQKRWTPEPEKTEEKCPECGSFLLKRWSKNGWFMGCEAYPKCKFTRDLGKDGAPAAEPKVTDVICDKCGKPMVIKTGRFGEFLACSGYPACKNAKPVPLGVPCPKCGGDIVEVRSKKRGGKTFYGCTKYPDCDFKLWQRPINEPCPLCKHPFLTETGGKKKKIVCPRGKDCGYSREVVVPEEGAAQPDAEGAPESGTTLSARGARQPVESAAP is encoded by the coding sequence ATGGAGAAGACCCTCGTCGTCGTCGAGTCACCGGCCAAGGCCAAGACCATCAAGAAGTACCTGGGTCCCGGGTACGAGGTCCTGGCCAGCAAGGGCCACGTGAAGGATCTGCCCAAGCGCATGGGCATCGACGTCGAGAACGGCTTCCGTGAGACCTACGAGGTCATCGAGGCCAAAGCCAAGGTCCTCACCGAGCTCAAGACGCACTCCAAGAAGGCCGAGCGCCTGCTGCTCGCCACCGACCCCGATCGCGAGGGCGAGGCCATCGCCTGGCACATCTTCGAGGAGCTGAAGCGGCCGAAGCTCGAGGTGGTGCGCGTCGAGTTCCACGAGATCACCAAGAAGGGGGTCGAGAAGGGGCTGGCGTCGCCCCGCGCTTTGGACGAGCACCTGTACGACGCCCAGCGCTGCCGGCGCGTGCTCGATCGCATCGTCGGCTACGACGTGTCGGCCCTGGTCTGGAACAAGCTCGCCTTCGGGCTCTCGGCGGGCCGCGTGCAGTCCGTGGCCCTGCGCCTGATCGACGAGCGCGAGCGCGAGATCGAGGCCTTCGTCTCCGAGGAGTACTGGAACGTCGGTGCTGCCCTGAAGAGCAAGACCTCGGCGCCGCTGGTGGCGCGCCTGACCCGCCTCGGCGGCGAGAAGGCCGAGGTGAAGAACGCTGAGCAAGCGAGCGGGATCCGCGCCGATCTGGAGAGCGCGAAGTTTCGCATCGCGACCGTCGTCAAGAAGGAGCAGAAGCGTAACGCGCCCGCCCCTTACACCACCAGCAAGCTGCAACAGGACGCCACGGGCTACCTGCGCTTCACCGCGAAGCGCACCATGAGCGTGGCCCAGAAGCTCTACGAAGGCGTCGATCTCAAGAAGGACGGCGGCCCGGTCGGGCTCATCACCTACATGCGTACCGACAGCATGCGCGTCAGCCAGGACGCCATCGACGCAGTGCGCGAGCACATCGGCCAGAAGTACGGCGCCGACTTCCTGCCCGCGAAGCCCAACGTCTTCCGCGCCAAGAAGAACGCGCAGGAGGCCCACGAGGCCATCCGCCCGACCTCCCTCGAGCTCTCTCCGGACGTGGTGATGAAGCACCTCACCGCCGAGGAGTACAAGCTCTACAAGCTGATCTGGGATCGCTTCGTGGCCTCGCAGATGGCGCCGGCGGTCTACGACCAGACCGCGGTGGACATCGAGGCGACGCCGACCCGGAAGGGTGCCGCGCACGCCTCGCTCACGCTGCGCGCCAACGGCAAGGTGCTCAAGTTCGCGGGCTGGCTCGCCGAGTACGGCAAGGGCACCTTCGGCGAGGGCGAGAAGCTGGCCGGCGAGGATGAGGTGAGCGACGGCGAGGCGCGTGACAGCGTGCCGCCGCCGCCCTCCGGCGAGACGGTCAAGACCCTGGGCTTCGACAGCGACGACGGCACCCTGCCGGAGCTCCACGAGAACGAGGAGCTCTCGCTGGTCACCCCGCCCGGCGTGCTCACCGAGCAGAAGTTCACGCAGCCCCCGCCGCGTTACAACGAGGGCTCGCTGGTCCGCGAGCTGGAGAAGCGCGGCATCGGCCGGCCCAGCACCTACGCGGAGATCATCAGCAAGGTGCAGGCCCGCGACTACGTCGAGAAGCTGCCCGGCGGGCAGATGAAGCCGACGGAGCTCGGCAAAATCGTGGTCTCCGGCCTGCTCGGCACCCAGCTGGACTTCATGGACCCGGACTTCACCGCCAAGCTCGAGGAAGAGCTCGACGAGGTCGAGGCCGGGCGGCTCGAGCGCGTGAAGCTGCTCGGGCGCTTCTACAAGCGTTTCCGCGAGGTGCTCGACGTCGCCAAGAAGCAGAAGCGCTGGACGCCGGAGCCGGAGAAGACCGAGGAGAAGTGCCCGGAGTGTGGCTCGTTCCTGCTCAAGCGCTGGAGCAAGAACGGCTGGTTCATGGGCTGCGAGGCCTATCCGAAGTGCAAGTTCACCCGCGACCTGGGCAAGGACGGCGCCCCGGCGGCCGAGCCGAAGGTCACCGACGTGATCTGCGACAAGTGCGGCAAGCCGATGGTGATCAAGACCGGGCGCTTCGGGGAGTTCTTGGCGTGCAGCGGCTACCCCGCCTGCAAGAACGCCAAGCCGGTACCGCTCGGCGTGCCTTGCCCGAAGTGCGGCGGGGACATCGTCGAGGTGCGCAGCAAGAAGCGCGGCGGCAAGACCTTCTACGGCTGCACCAAGTACCCGGACTGCGACTTCAAGCTCTGGCAGCGGCCCATCAACGAGCCCTGTCCGCTCTGCAAGCACCCGTTCTTGACCGAGACCGGCGGCAAGAAGAAGAAGATCGTATGCCCGCGCGGCAAGGACTGCGGCTACTCCCGCGAGGTCGTCGTGCCCGAGGAGGGCGCGGCCCAGCCCGACGCGGAGGGCGCGCCGGAGTCCGGCACCACGCTCTCGGCGCGTGGGGCCAGGCAGCCCGTCGAGTCCGCGGCGCCGTGA
- a CDS encoding DUF559 domain-containing protein → MSARPITQLRRQQVLSQRAAEMRAAPTRSEAALWQALRAKKLGVEVRRQVVLGNYIADFVVPSARLVIEVDGGYHCRRVAADARRERALRRLGYRVLRLDAQLVLGALPEALLQVRQALVG, encoded by the coding sequence ATGTCCGCTCGCCCCATCACTCAGCTTCGTCGCCAGCAAGTCCTCTCGCAGCGTGCCGCCGAGATGCGTGCGGCGCCCACCCGGTCGGAGGCCGCCCTCTGGCAGGCGCTGCGGGCCAAGAAGCTCGGCGTCGAGGTCCGCCGTCAGGTGGTGCTCGGGAACTACATCGCGGACTTCGTCGTGCCCTCGGCGAGGCTCGTCATCGAGGTGGACGGGGGCTACCACTGCAGGCGAGTCGCCGCCGACGCGCGGCGGGAACGGGCGCTCCGGCGCCTCGGCTACCGCGTGCTCCGGCTCGACGCACAGCTCGTGCTGGGCGCCCTGCCGGAAGCGCTCCTGCAGGTGCGGCAAGCGCTCGTCGGCTGA